One segment of Primulina tabacum isolate GXHZ01 chromosome 6, ASM2559414v2, whole genome shotgun sequence DNA contains the following:
- the LOC142549728 gene encoding histone-lysine N-methyltransferase SUVR5 isoform X1, whose amino-acid sequence METLPCTAGSHNVGESDRPEHGLQRAYKYDGKSEFFLDAEQAGKEDLKANGVVLNEVESHELGEDGGQFTLERFPSSEGCSNVDMYNYFDVDSQNLSGDSHDSEHDHLDHRDHFSGPDVALDHCEIVFETCESGLPNDKQEGLCHPEIRDIELDEAQAVWVKWRGKWQSGIRCARADWPLLTVKAKPTHDRKQYLVIFFPRTRNYSWADVLLVRPINEYPEPIAYKTHKVGLKMVKDLTLARRFIMQKLAVSMLNILDQLYREALVETARDVMVLKEFAMEASRCKVYSDLGRMLLKLQNMILQSCLNSHWLQHSLQPWMQQCQNADSAECVELLKEELNDSILWYEVNSRSSSAAPMELGSDWKSWKQEVMKCFSVSHPICSTVGSNEPINDDALTGGLQISRKRPKLEVRRADTHAFSSHHSAPSETNSTFFNGYGVVNFSALNSEAPTTLSFQDAAAPAVYTGCVSDKWDDIIVEARNVEVIQAKDGEMTPAASLTPKFQESGDRNRQCIAFIESKGRQCVRYANEGDVYCCVHLASRFAGNSAKAEAMRSADSPMCGGTTVLGTKCKHRALIGSAFCKKHRPLDGKNTSSPIPNVKRKSEETVMYPVSKSLTQFVLEPVTETPSRVDPMLDVGKGFISASTMIEKPEQLQQAHSSDEMVECIGSWPQVENDPCLEIPKRHSLYCEKHIPSWLKRARNGKTRIVSKEVFIDLLKDCHSREQKLQLHQACELFYRLLKSILSLRNPVPKEVQFQWAISEASKDPRVGEFLMKLVHHEKERLRKLWGFVVGGIEKASPTIEELVPISMLTSHDRNDENVIKCKICSEKFLDDQVLGEHWINSHKKEVQWLFRGYVCAICLDSFTNKKVLEAHVQERHHVEFVEQCMLLQCIPCGSHFGNHDQLWLHVLSSHPAHLRLSNATLMQDEGSSQKVEPEKQAPVKHSNPEDQLGTRRFICRFCGLKFDLLPDLGRHHQAAHMGQSSTGPRLTKKGIQFYAHKLKSRRLTRPRFKRGLNSASYKIRNRLQSLKKGIFPSKLVNPLDIMVQSSVPEASTLGRLADSQCSAVAKLLFSEIKKTKRQPSISEILSVARSACCKVNLVASLEVSYGNLPERIYLKAAKLCSDHDILVEWHREGFICPKGCSPCVRSPILSPLVTTSDCTFQGRSIQSHLMTSEWTMDECHCVIDSRHFSLDLSEKNIILCDDISFGQESVPIACVMEENLLNAEGPDEQISESFPWESFTYITKSLIDQSLILEAESLQLGCSCAHSTCFSATCDHVYLFDNDYEDAKDIYGKPMNGRFAYDERGRIILEEGYLVYECNQRCCCSRACQNRVLQNGVQLKLEIFKTEKKGWAVRAREAILRGTFVCEYIGEVIEEQEANERRNRYGKEGCRYFYEIDAHINDMSRLMEGQVPYVVDATNYGNISRYINHSCSPNLVNHQVLVESMDSQLAHIGLYANRDISLGEELTYDFRYKLLPGEGCLCLCGASNCRGRLY is encoded by the exons ATGGAAACGCTCCCATGTACCGCCGGTTCACATAATGTTGGAGAATCCGATCGTCCTGAACATGGCTTGCAAAgagcttataaatatgatggAAAATCAGAATTTTTCCTTGATGCAGAACAAGCTGGGAAAGAAGATCTCAAAGCTAATGGTGTGGTGCTAAATGAGGTTGAATCTCATGAGTTAGGGGAGGATGGAGGTCAATTTACTTTGGAGAGATTCCCTTCTTCAGAAGGCTGCTCTAATGTAGATatgtataattattttgatgTTGACAGCCAAAATCTCTCCGGTGACTCCCATGATTCTGAACATGACCATTTAGACCACAGGGATCATTTTTCTGGACCTGATGTTGCCTTAGATCACTGTGAGATAGTTTTTGAAACTTGTGAAAGCGGATTGCCAAATGATAAGCAAGAGGGATTATGCCATCCTGAAATCAGAGATATAGAATTAGATGAAGCCCAAGCAGTTTGGGTGAAG TGGAGGGGGAAGTGGCAATCAGGGATTAGATGTGCAAGGGCTGACTGGCCATTATTGACTGTGAAAGCAAAACCAACTCACGACAGGAAACAATATCTTGTAATATTCTTTCCTCGGACTAGAAATTATTCTTGGGCTGATGTGCTACTTGTTCGTCCAATCAATGAATATCCGGAGCCAATTGCATATAAAACACACAAAGTTGGTCTGAAAATGGTGAAAGATTTAACTCTTGCTCGTCGTTTTATTATGCAAAAGCTGGCTGTGAGCATGCTGAATATTCTTGACCAGTTGTACCGTGAG GCTTTGGTTGAGACTGCTCGTGATGTGATGGTTTTGAAGGAATTCGCGATGGAGGCTTCACGATGTAAAGTTTATTCTGATCTTGGAAGGATGCTTTTGAAGCTTCAAAAT atgATACTGCAGAGCTGCCTGAATTCACATTGGCTTCAACATTCTTTGCAGCCTTGGATGCAACAATGTCAGAATGCAGACAGTGCTGAATGCGTGGAATTGCTTAAAGAG GAATTGAACGACTCCATCTTATGGTATGAGGTAAACTCTAGGTCAAGTTCAGCAGCACCAATGGAGTTGGGATCTGATTGGAAGAGTTGGAAACAAGAGGTGATGAAGTGTTTTTCAGTTTCACATCCTATATGCTCTACTGTAGGCTCAAACGAGCCTATTAATGATGATGCATTGACTGGGGGGCTTCAGATAAGCAGAAAAAGACCTAAGCTTGAGGTTCGTCGTGCTGATACACATGCGTTTAGTTCACATCATTCTGCTCCTTCTGAAACCAACTCTACTTTTTTCAATGGATATGGTGTTGTAAACTTCTCTGCCCTGAATTCTGAGGCTCCGACTACATTAAGTTTTCAGGATGCAGCTGCCCCAGCAGTATATACTGGATGTGTTTCTGATAAATGGGATGATATAATTGTCGAGGCTAGAAATGTGGAAGTTATTCAGGCTAAAGACGGGGAAATGACCCCTGCTGCTTCTCTAACGCCAAAGTTCCAGGAATCAGGAGATCGTAATCGACAATGCATAGCTTTCATAGAATCTAAAGGAAGGCAGTGCGTGCGGTATGCTAATGAAGGCGATGTATATTGCTGTGTGCATTTGGCTTCTCGTTTTGCTGGAAATTCAGCAAAAGCTGAAGCAATGCGTTCTGCTGATTCACCTATGTGTGGAGGTACCACCGTTCTTGGGACTAAATGCAAACACAGAGCTCTAATTGGTTCTGCCTTTTGCAAGAAACATAGGCCACTCGATGGTAAGAATACATCATCTCCTATTCCTAACGTTAAAAGAAAAAGCGAGGAAACTGTCATGTATCCAGTGAGTAAAAGTCTGACACAATTTGTGCTTGAGCCAGTGACTGAAACTCCTTCCCGAGTTGATCCAATGTTAGATGTGGGAAAAGGCTTCATCTCAGCAAGCACTATGATAGAGAAACCTGAGCAGCTTCAGCAGGCTCACAGCAGCGATGAGATGGTAGAGTGCATAGGTTCATGGCCCCAAGTTGAAAATGATCCGTGCCTCGAAATCCCAAAACGGCATTCTTTATACTGTGAGAAACATATACCTAGCTGGCTTAAGCGTGCTAGGAATGGTAAGACTAGGATTGTGTCGAAGGAAGTATTCATAGATCTGCTAAAAGATTGTCACTCCAGGGAGCAAAAATTGCAGTTGCACCAAGCATGTGAACTCTTCTACAGGCTTTTGAAAAGTATATTGTCTTTGAGAAATCCAGTACCCAAAGAAGTACAGTTTCAATGGGCAATCTCTGAGGCTTCCAAAGATCCTAGGGTTGGGGAATTTCTGATGAAATTGGTGCACCATGAAAAAGAGAGGTTGAGAAAGCTCTGGGGCTTTGTGGTCGGGGGAATAGAGAAAGCATCACCAACTATCGAAGAGTTGGTTCCAATTTCGATGCTGACGTCTCATGATAGAAATGACGAAAATGTTATCAAGTGCAAAATTTGCTCAGAAAAGTTTCTTGATGATCAAGTGCTTGGTGAACACTGGATAAATAGCCATAAGAAAGAAGTGCAATGGCTTTTCAGGGGCTATGTTTGTGCAATATGCTTGGATTCTTTTACTAATAAAAAGGTTTTGGAAGCTCATGTGCAGGAGAGGCATCACGTGGAGTTTGTTGAGCAGTGCATGCTTTTACAATGTATTCCTTGTGGTAGCCATTTTGGAAATCATGACCAGTTATGGTTGCACGTGCTTTCAAGTCACCCCGCCCATTTAAGGTTGTCAAATGCTACTTTGATGCAAGATGAAGGTTCTTCGCAGAAAGTTGAACCAGAGAAGCAAGCTCCGGTGAAGCACTCCAATCCGGAGGATCAATTGGGCACACGAAGATTTATTTGTCGGTTTTGTGGCTTAAAATTTGATTTGCTGCCTGATCTTGGTCGCCATCATCAAGCTGCTCACATGGGCCAGAGTTCTACTGGTCCTCGCTTGACTAAGAAGGGAATTCAATTTTATGCCCATAAACTAAAATCAAGGAGGCTGACGCGGCCACGATTTAAAAGGGGTTTGAATTCAGCATCTTATAAGATTCGGAACAGATTGCAGTCCTTGAAAAAAGGAATCTTTCCATCGAAGTTAGTTAATCCATTGGATATCATGGTTCAATCAAGTGTGCCTGAGGCTTCTACTCTTGGTAGATTGGCAGATTCTCAGTGCTCAGCTGTTGCTAAACTGTTATTTTcagaaattaaaaaaacaaaacggCAACCTAGTATATCAGAAATTTTATCAGTTGCAAGATCAGCTTGCTGCAAGGTAAACCTTGTGGCATCATTGGAGGTTAGTTATGGAAATCTGCCAGAAAGAATATACCTGAAAGCTGCCAAACTGTGTAGTGATCACGACATTTTAGTGGAATGGCATCGGGAGGGCTTCATATGTCCCAAAGGATGCAGCCCTTGCGTCAGGTCACCAATTTTGTCACCATTGGTAACCACATCAGATTGCACATTTCAGGGAAGATCTATTCAGTCGCATCTTATGACGTCAGAGTGGACAATGGATGAATGTCACTGTGTTATTGATTCCCGACATTTTTCTCTTGACCTCTCTgagaaaaatatcattttatgtGATGATATAAGTTTTGGACAGGAATCGGTTCCAATAGCTTGTGTCATGGAAGAAAATCTTTTGAATGCGGAGGGGCCTGATGAGCAAATTTCCGAGTCCTTTCCATGGGAAAGCTTTACCTACATTACAAAGTCATTAATCGATCAATCTCTCATTCTTGAAGCAGAG AGCTTACAATTGGGCTGTTCTTGTGCACATTCTACATGTTTTTCTGCAACATGTGATCATGTGTACCTATTTGACAATGATTATGAAGATGCCAAAGATATTTATGGAAAGCCCATGAATGGAAGGTTTGCTTATGATGAGCGGGGTCGAATTATTTTGGAG GAGGGGTATCTAGTATACGAGTGCAATCAAAGGTGCTGCTGTAGTAGAGCTTGTCAAAACCGAGTTTTGCAAAATGGAGTTCAACTGAAGTTGGAAATATTCAAAACGGAAAAAAAG GGCTGGGCAGTGAGGGCACGTGAAGCTATTCTTCGTGGGACTTTTGTATGCGAGTATATTGGTGAGGTAATTGAGGAGCAGGAAGCAAATGAAAGACGAAacag GTACGGTAAAGAAGGTTGCAGATATTTTTATGAGATTGATGCTCATATTAATGATATGAGCAGACTAATGGAAGGGCAGGTCCCATATGTAGTTGACGCCACAAATTATGGCAACATTTCACGCTACATTAATCACAG TTGCTCACCAAATCTTGTGAATCATCAAGTTCTCGTTGAAAGCATGGATAGTCAGCTCGCTCACATTGGTCTCTATGCCAACCGAGAT ATATCTTTAGGGGAGGAATTGACTTACGATTTCCGTTACAAGCTACTGCCTGGAGAAGGATGCTTGTGTCTGTGTGGAGCTTCCAACTGCAGGGGAAGGCTTTATTGA
- the LOC142549728 gene encoding histone-lysine N-methyltransferase SUVR5 isoform X2: MSQNLSGDSHDSEHDHLDHRDHFSGPDVALDHCEIVFETCESGLPNDKQEGLCHPEIRDIELDEAQAVWVKWRGKWQSGIRCARADWPLLTVKAKPTHDRKQYLVIFFPRTRNYSWADVLLVRPINEYPEPIAYKTHKVGLKMVKDLTLARRFIMQKLAVSMLNILDQLYREALVETARDVMVLKEFAMEASRCKVYSDLGRMLLKLQNMILQSCLNSHWLQHSLQPWMQQCQNADSAECVELLKEELNDSILWYEVNSRSSSAAPMELGSDWKSWKQEVMKCFSVSHPICSTVGSNEPINDDALTGGLQISRKRPKLEVRRADTHAFSSHHSAPSETNSTFFNGYGVVNFSALNSEAPTTLSFQDAAAPAVYTGCVSDKWDDIIVEARNVEVIQAKDGEMTPAASLTPKFQESGDRNRQCIAFIESKGRQCVRYANEGDVYCCVHLASRFAGNSAKAEAMRSADSPMCGGTTVLGTKCKHRALIGSAFCKKHRPLDGKNTSSPIPNVKRKSEETVMYPVSKSLTQFVLEPVTETPSRVDPMLDVGKGFISASTMIEKPEQLQQAHSSDEMVECIGSWPQVENDPCLEIPKRHSLYCEKHIPSWLKRARNGKTRIVSKEVFIDLLKDCHSREQKLQLHQACELFYRLLKSILSLRNPVPKEVQFQWAISEASKDPRVGEFLMKLVHHEKERLRKLWGFVVGGIEKASPTIEELVPISMLTSHDRNDENVIKCKICSEKFLDDQVLGEHWINSHKKEVQWLFRGYVCAICLDSFTNKKVLEAHVQERHHVEFVEQCMLLQCIPCGSHFGNHDQLWLHVLSSHPAHLRLSNATLMQDEGSSQKVEPEKQAPVKHSNPEDQLGTRRFICRFCGLKFDLLPDLGRHHQAAHMGQSSTGPRLTKKGIQFYAHKLKSRRLTRPRFKRGLNSASYKIRNRLQSLKKGIFPSKLVNPLDIMVQSSVPEASTLGRLADSQCSAVAKLLFSEIKKTKRQPSISEILSVARSACCKVNLVASLEVSYGNLPERIYLKAAKLCSDHDILVEWHREGFICPKGCSPCVRSPILSPLVTTSDCTFQGRSIQSHLMTSEWTMDECHCVIDSRHFSLDLSEKNIILCDDISFGQESVPIACVMEENLLNAEGPDEQISESFPWESFTYITKSLIDQSLILEAESLQLGCSCAHSTCFSATCDHVYLFDNDYEDAKDIYGKPMNGRFAYDERGRIILEEGYLVYECNQRCCCSRACQNRVLQNGVQLKLEIFKTEKKGWAVRAREAILRGTFVCEYIGEVIEEQEANERRNRYGKEGCRYFYEIDAHINDMSRLMEGQVPYVVDATNYGNISRYINHSCSPNLVNHQVLVESMDSQLAHIGLYANRDISLGEELTYDFRYKLLPGEGCLCLCGASNCRGRLY, from the exons ATGAG CCAAAATCTCTCCGGTGACTCCCATGATTCTGAACATGACCATTTAGACCACAGGGATCATTTTTCTGGACCTGATGTTGCCTTAGATCACTGTGAGATAGTTTTTGAAACTTGTGAAAGCGGATTGCCAAATGATAAGCAAGAGGGATTATGCCATCCTGAAATCAGAGATATAGAATTAGATGAAGCCCAAGCAGTTTGGGTGAAG TGGAGGGGGAAGTGGCAATCAGGGATTAGATGTGCAAGGGCTGACTGGCCATTATTGACTGTGAAAGCAAAACCAACTCACGACAGGAAACAATATCTTGTAATATTCTTTCCTCGGACTAGAAATTATTCTTGGGCTGATGTGCTACTTGTTCGTCCAATCAATGAATATCCGGAGCCAATTGCATATAAAACACACAAAGTTGGTCTGAAAATGGTGAAAGATTTAACTCTTGCTCGTCGTTTTATTATGCAAAAGCTGGCTGTGAGCATGCTGAATATTCTTGACCAGTTGTACCGTGAG GCTTTGGTTGAGACTGCTCGTGATGTGATGGTTTTGAAGGAATTCGCGATGGAGGCTTCACGATGTAAAGTTTATTCTGATCTTGGAAGGATGCTTTTGAAGCTTCAAAAT atgATACTGCAGAGCTGCCTGAATTCACATTGGCTTCAACATTCTTTGCAGCCTTGGATGCAACAATGTCAGAATGCAGACAGTGCTGAATGCGTGGAATTGCTTAAAGAG GAATTGAACGACTCCATCTTATGGTATGAGGTAAACTCTAGGTCAAGTTCAGCAGCACCAATGGAGTTGGGATCTGATTGGAAGAGTTGGAAACAAGAGGTGATGAAGTGTTTTTCAGTTTCACATCCTATATGCTCTACTGTAGGCTCAAACGAGCCTATTAATGATGATGCATTGACTGGGGGGCTTCAGATAAGCAGAAAAAGACCTAAGCTTGAGGTTCGTCGTGCTGATACACATGCGTTTAGTTCACATCATTCTGCTCCTTCTGAAACCAACTCTACTTTTTTCAATGGATATGGTGTTGTAAACTTCTCTGCCCTGAATTCTGAGGCTCCGACTACATTAAGTTTTCAGGATGCAGCTGCCCCAGCAGTATATACTGGATGTGTTTCTGATAAATGGGATGATATAATTGTCGAGGCTAGAAATGTGGAAGTTATTCAGGCTAAAGACGGGGAAATGACCCCTGCTGCTTCTCTAACGCCAAAGTTCCAGGAATCAGGAGATCGTAATCGACAATGCATAGCTTTCATAGAATCTAAAGGAAGGCAGTGCGTGCGGTATGCTAATGAAGGCGATGTATATTGCTGTGTGCATTTGGCTTCTCGTTTTGCTGGAAATTCAGCAAAAGCTGAAGCAATGCGTTCTGCTGATTCACCTATGTGTGGAGGTACCACCGTTCTTGGGACTAAATGCAAACACAGAGCTCTAATTGGTTCTGCCTTTTGCAAGAAACATAGGCCACTCGATGGTAAGAATACATCATCTCCTATTCCTAACGTTAAAAGAAAAAGCGAGGAAACTGTCATGTATCCAGTGAGTAAAAGTCTGACACAATTTGTGCTTGAGCCAGTGACTGAAACTCCTTCCCGAGTTGATCCAATGTTAGATGTGGGAAAAGGCTTCATCTCAGCAAGCACTATGATAGAGAAACCTGAGCAGCTTCAGCAGGCTCACAGCAGCGATGAGATGGTAGAGTGCATAGGTTCATGGCCCCAAGTTGAAAATGATCCGTGCCTCGAAATCCCAAAACGGCATTCTTTATACTGTGAGAAACATATACCTAGCTGGCTTAAGCGTGCTAGGAATGGTAAGACTAGGATTGTGTCGAAGGAAGTATTCATAGATCTGCTAAAAGATTGTCACTCCAGGGAGCAAAAATTGCAGTTGCACCAAGCATGTGAACTCTTCTACAGGCTTTTGAAAAGTATATTGTCTTTGAGAAATCCAGTACCCAAAGAAGTACAGTTTCAATGGGCAATCTCTGAGGCTTCCAAAGATCCTAGGGTTGGGGAATTTCTGATGAAATTGGTGCACCATGAAAAAGAGAGGTTGAGAAAGCTCTGGGGCTTTGTGGTCGGGGGAATAGAGAAAGCATCACCAACTATCGAAGAGTTGGTTCCAATTTCGATGCTGACGTCTCATGATAGAAATGACGAAAATGTTATCAAGTGCAAAATTTGCTCAGAAAAGTTTCTTGATGATCAAGTGCTTGGTGAACACTGGATAAATAGCCATAAGAAAGAAGTGCAATGGCTTTTCAGGGGCTATGTTTGTGCAATATGCTTGGATTCTTTTACTAATAAAAAGGTTTTGGAAGCTCATGTGCAGGAGAGGCATCACGTGGAGTTTGTTGAGCAGTGCATGCTTTTACAATGTATTCCTTGTGGTAGCCATTTTGGAAATCATGACCAGTTATGGTTGCACGTGCTTTCAAGTCACCCCGCCCATTTAAGGTTGTCAAATGCTACTTTGATGCAAGATGAAGGTTCTTCGCAGAAAGTTGAACCAGAGAAGCAAGCTCCGGTGAAGCACTCCAATCCGGAGGATCAATTGGGCACACGAAGATTTATTTGTCGGTTTTGTGGCTTAAAATTTGATTTGCTGCCTGATCTTGGTCGCCATCATCAAGCTGCTCACATGGGCCAGAGTTCTACTGGTCCTCGCTTGACTAAGAAGGGAATTCAATTTTATGCCCATAAACTAAAATCAAGGAGGCTGACGCGGCCACGATTTAAAAGGGGTTTGAATTCAGCATCTTATAAGATTCGGAACAGATTGCAGTCCTTGAAAAAAGGAATCTTTCCATCGAAGTTAGTTAATCCATTGGATATCATGGTTCAATCAAGTGTGCCTGAGGCTTCTACTCTTGGTAGATTGGCAGATTCTCAGTGCTCAGCTGTTGCTAAACTGTTATTTTcagaaattaaaaaaacaaaacggCAACCTAGTATATCAGAAATTTTATCAGTTGCAAGATCAGCTTGCTGCAAGGTAAACCTTGTGGCATCATTGGAGGTTAGTTATGGAAATCTGCCAGAAAGAATATACCTGAAAGCTGCCAAACTGTGTAGTGATCACGACATTTTAGTGGAATGGCATCGGGAGGGCTTCATATGTCCCAAAGGATGCAGCCCTTGCGTCAGGTCACCAATTTTGTCACCATTGGTAACCACATCAGATTGCACATTTCAGGGAAGATCTATTCAGTCGCATCTTATGACGTCAGAGTGGACAATGGATGAATGTCACTGTGTTATTGATTCCCGACATTTTTCTCTTGACCTCTCTgagaaaaatatcattttatgtGATGATATAAGTTTTGGACAGGAATCGGTTCCAATAGCTTGTGTCATGGAAGAAAATCTTTTGAATGCGGAGGGGCCTGATGAGCAAATTTCCGAGTCCTTTCCATGGGAAAGCTTTACCTACATTACAAAGTCATTAATCGATCAATCTCTCATTCTTGAAGCAGAG AGCTTACAATTGGGCTGTTCTTGTGCACATTCTACATGTTTTTCTGCAACATGTGATCATGTGTACCTATTTGACAATGATTATGAAGATGCCAAAGATATTTATGGAAAGCCCATGAATGGAAGGTTTGCTTATGATGAGCGGGGTCGAATTATTTTGGAG GAGGGGTATCTAGTATACGAGTGCAATCAAAGGTGCTGCTGTAGTAGAGCTTGTCAAAACCGAGTTTTGCAAAATGGAGTTCAACTGAAGTTGGAAATATTCAAAACGGAAAAAAAG GGCTGGGCAGTGAGGGCACGTGAAGCTATTCTTCGTGGGACTTTTGTATGCGAGTATATTGGTGAGGTAATTGAGGAGCAGGAAGCAAATGAAAGACGAAacag GTACGGTAAAGAAGGTTGCAGATATTTTTATGAGATTGATGCTCATATTAATGATATGAGCAGACTAATGGAAGGGCAGGTCCCATATGTAGTTGACGCCACAAATTATGGCAACATTTCACGCTACATTAATCACAG TTGCTCACCAAATCTTGTGAATCATCAAGTTCTCGTTGAAAGCATGGATAGTCAGCTCGCTCACATTGGTCTCTATGCCAACCGAGAT ATATCTTTAGGGGAGGAATTGACTTACGATTTCCGTTACAAGCTACTGCCTGGAGAAGGATGCTTGTGTCTGTGTGGAGCTTCCAACTGCAGGGGAAGGCTTTATTGA